The following coding sequences lie in one Apium graveolens cultivar Ventura chromosome 1, ASM990537v1, whole genome shotgun sequence genomic window:
- the LOC141709581 gene encoding uncharacterized protein LOC141709581, translating to MKTETTFRICKAFRWKLNKKGEEQEGVPAKVLWYFPLIPRIRNLFNTPQITKDMTWHDTERQKDGKMRHPADSETWKDVDKEWPNFASDRRNLRLALSSDGFNPFRGNRTDYSSWPVLLSIYNLPPWLCMKRRGILLWTISDYPTLGNLSGNVIKGYNACTVCVDNTKATRLVHYRKTVVMSHRRWLPRHHPYIKQKTAFDNTVEKDVAPIPLTGEQKGEARPVWKKVSIFFQLEYWKFLPVRHVLDVMHIKKNICEALLGTLLNIPRKTKDGESVRLDMADMGIRTELRPKTPGKKEKVPLASWNLSNAEKKVVCSSFLQMKLLDGFCSNIKNLVNMEKLRLGGMKSHDFHTILHHLLPISIRSVLQKQVRCAIIRFCLFFKAICSKVIDVDKLEKMQSELVETLCQLEKHFPPSFFDVLIHLSVHLVREVKLYGPIFLHWMYPFERYMKAFKGYVRNPAHPEGCIAEAYVAEEAVECLVNFDEATIGLPENVRHEQNGIIRPLSGATIIKPSKEDLQLAHLCFLQNSNDIRPYFDEHMASLMVRYPQHENDQVWLKNKQNDQFAELFKKKIATELLQEDNTIGDEIRWIAEGPNKNVPTFSGYRINGVSYSTKDCDDNRLVQCSGVSVVADTLMLVEKDKNVEQTAHTYYGVITSIWKLDYNNFRVPIFRCNWVDINKGVKVDDLGFILVNLNKLGFEHVKQVCYIDDPLEKFWSVVLKLPEKNFHDHCDEENDGSVEVELENNLHLPLFPNVDEHDDENTSYIREEEEWIQLP from the exons ATGAAGACTGAGACAACTTTTCGGATATGTAAGGCCTTTAGATGGAAATTGAATAAGAAAGGAGAAGAACAGGAAGGAGTCCCTGCCAAGGTTTTATGGTATTTCCCGTTGATACCAAGAATAAGAAATTTGTTCAACACACCTCAAATTACAAAGGACATGACTTGGCATGACACCGAGCGACAAAAGGATGGTAAAATGAGGCATCCGGCTGACTCGGAAACATGGAAGGATGTTGATAAAGAGTGGCCTAATTTTGCATCGGATAGAAGGAACCTTCGGTTAGCTTTATCCTCTGACGGTTTCAATCCTTTTCGTGGAAACCGTACTGATTATTCTAGTTGGCCGGTTTTGCTATCAATTTACAACCTTCCACCTTGGCTCTGTATGAAAAGAAG GGGTATATTATTATGGACAATAAGTGATTATCCGACCTTGGGAAACTTGTCAGGAAATGTAATTAAAGGGTATAATGCTTGTACTGTCTGTGTTGATAACACAAAGGCTACTAGGCTCGTTCATTATCGAAAGACGGTGGTTATGAGCCATAGGAGGTGGCTGCCCCGTCATCATCCGTATATAAAGCAGAAAACAGCTTTTGATAATACTGTTGAGAAGGATGTTGCTCCTATTCCATTAACTGGTGAGCAG AAAGGTGAAGCTCGACCAGTTTGGAAGAAGGTTTCTATATTCTTCCAACTTGAGTATTGGAAGTTTTTGCCGGTTAGGCATGTTCTCGATGTGATGCACatcaagaaaaatatatgtgaAGCTTTACTCGGAACTTTGCTAAATATTCCTAGAAAGACAAAAGATGGGGAGTCTGTCCGTCTTGATATGGCTGATATGGGAATAAGAACGGAGCTGAGGCCAAAAACTCCCGGCAAGAAAGAGAAGGTACCTTTGGCTTCATGGAACTTATCAAATGCAGAAAAGAAGGTAGTTTGCTCATCCTTTCTTCAAATGAAGTTACTAGATGGATTTTGTTCAAATATTAAGAATCTTGTAAATATGGAAAAACTTCGGCTTGGTGGAATGAAATCTCATGATTTCCACACAATATTGCATCATCTACTTCCAATTTCAATTCGGTCAGTACTGCAAAAACAAGTCAGGTGCGCAATAATAAGATTTTGCCTATTTTTCAAGGCAATTTGCAGTAAAGTCATCGATGTAGATAAATTGGAAAAAATGCAATCTGAGTTGGTGGAAACATTATGCCAGCTAGAAAAACACTTTCCCCCTTCGTTCTTCGATGTGCTGATCCATCTCTCAGTTCATCTTGTGAGAGAGGTTAAGCTTTACGGGCCAATCTTTCTTCATTGGATGTATCCTTTCGAGAGATATATGAAGGCGTTTAAGGGATATGTACGAAACCCTGCTCATCCCGAAGGCTGTATTGCAGAGGCATATGTTGCCGAGGAGGCCGTTGAATGTTTGGTCAATTTTGATGAAGCAACCATAGGTTTGCCAGAAAATGTTAGGCATGAGCAAAATGGAATAATCAGACCTTTATCCGGTGCCACAATCATAAAGCCGAGCAAAGAGGACTTGCAGCTTGCACATTTATGTTTCCTGCAAAATAGCAATGACATCAGGCCATATTTTGA tgaacaTATGGCATCTTTGATGGTAAGATACCCGCAGCATGAAAATGACCAAGTGTGGCTAAAGAACAAGCAAAATGATCAATTCGCCGAATTGTTCAAGAAAAAG ATTGCAACAGAATTGCTCCAAGAAGATAATACCATAGGTGATGAGATAAGGTGGATTGCAGAAGGGCCTAACAAGAATGTTCCTACATTCAGCGGTTATAGAATTAACGGTGTTAGTTATAGCACCAAGGACTGCGATGATAATCGACTAGTTCAGTGTAGTGGTGTCTCTGTTGTTGCAGATACTTTGATGCTTGTTGAAAAAGATAAAAATGTTGAACAAACTGCACACACCTATTATGGAGTTATAACAAGTATATGGAAGTTAGACTATAATAATTTCAGGGTCCCTATATTTCGTTGTAATTGGGTAGATATTAACAAAGGGGTTAAGGTTGATGACTTGGGATTTATATTGGTTAATTTGAACAAATTAGGATTTGAACATGTTAAGCAAGTTTGCTACATTGATGATCCTCTTGAGAAATTTTGGTCTGTGGTGCTAAAACTACCAGAAAAGAACTTTCATGACCACTGTGATGAGGAAAATGATGGCTCTGTAGAAGTAGAACTTGAGAATAACCTGCATTTGCCCCTTTTCCCTAATGTTGATGAACATGACGATGAAAACACTAGTTATATACGAGAGGAAGAAGAATGGATTCAGCTTCCATGA